Within Brassica napus cultivar Da-Ae unplaced genomic scaffold, Da-Ae ScsIHWf_1059;HRSCAF=1494, whole genome shotgun sequence, the genomic segment GGTCGTGAAACcgagattttaaaatattttctgaaataATTAGCAGTAGAGACAATGAGTTTAATTAGCCGTTGAGAAGCCTGGCTAAGTTATACTATATGGGCTCATTAAGTTCATTTAAAAGGCCCAACAACGAGTCTTCGTAAGTTTATTGTTTATCCCACATCGGTTATCGAAGAAGCTGGAGCTGAGTTTATATACCGACGGAGTCACGAAGGTGATTGTCCCTTCGGGGACATCCGATAAAATTGGAACGATACAGAGAAGATTAGCATGGCCCCTGCGCAAGGATGACACGCACAAATCGAGAAATGGTCCAAATTtttttcgttcttttttttctttctgatttGTTGTTGTTCAATCGAATTTTCGTTTTCTGGAGTTGTTGTAGTTCATGTTTTCGATGAACATCTCTGCAAATCATGAAACTTATGTTCTCATATGAAACACAATGCTTGGGGCTTCGAAATTAGTgaatctaaaaccctaattttgggtGTTTTTGTTGATGGTTCATGTAATTTGATTTTGCATAATATACCGGCGAAATTGACGACGCTCATCGTTGCTACACCGGTGATCGGAAACCTAATTCCCAATTTTTCAGTTTGACAACAATTGAAGTTTGTTAACCAGCTTCCCGGTACAAATTAAAGTGAACCGGATATCGATTGGTTATACATCTGCTGGTTTTGGAGAATCGGTTCCTCCTAAACCCTTGACGAGTCTCCATCATCTAGACAAGGTCCCGATGCTTCAACGGAGATGTCTTATTGATTCAAACTATCAATCAGTGAATCTGCTAATTTTCACGTATCTTGTTCGTTTCTCAAGCTTATCCTCTTGAAGCCGTGGCAATTAAATCATTTCTCCAAATTctttaattaaagttttttattttttgtgcaacAATTAAAGTTATTCTCCAAATTCTTTAATTAAAGTTATCTCAAAAGGACTAAACCAGATAGTTGAAACTTAACCAATGAATGGAATTAGAAACCTTGAATGCTTACTTAACCAACCAACTTGGCCCAAAAAGCTTTATAAAGCCCAATAGATTGAAGAATCGGGTGAGCTTTCTAATGAAGAAGACGCGCATGTGGTAAATGATTAGTAGAGTAGTCACGAGACATGAAACGACAAAGAAAGTCAGTCACGGACTCTTCGTCTTCTACCTTCACACTTTCTTCCTTTATAATGTTTAGTTTATATTCTTCTCACTTTCCGAGCTTTTCCAGTGGacttttcttttacaaaaacaaTGGCGGCTCCGATCATACTTTCCTGTTTCcttttcttattcttcttctctgtCTCCGTCTCTGCTCTTAACGTCGGTGTTCAGCTCACACATCCCACCGTTTCTCTggttagatattttttttctctctgtttttttttttttcgttttgataTGAATCAAAAGATTGTTACGGATCATGAATACAGAGATAAAACTAGTTAATAATGGAGCCCTTTAGGAACACACATAGatctgttacaaaaaaaaattcttaatacAAACTAGAAATTGGTATTTGGTATCTCCTTTGGTTTACATCCGGTTTAATACTGATCATTGATATTTGAATTGTTTTGGGCAGAGCAAAGAATGTAGCCGGAAATGTGAATCAGAGTTCTGTTCAGGTGAACAACCtctaaactaaataaataatactaCTAAAATTCACACACGTGACATTTTCTTTATTatggaaaataataatataatgctTAATAATCTGGACAGTGCCTCCACTTTTGAGGTATGGAAAGTACTGTGGACTATTGTACAGTGGATGTCCTGGAGAGAGACCCTGTGATGGTCTTGACTCATGTTGCATGAAGCATGATGCTTGTGTCCAATCCAAGAATAGTAATTAACCACATACATACACTCAATTTTTCTCTATTATTCCAACTTTTAATTTACAATTTTAGCTAACCATAAGTTGATATTGATGTAGATGATTATCTAAGCCAAGAGTGTAGTCAGAAGTTCATAAACTGCATGAACAATTTCAGCAATACGAAGCAACCAACGTTTAATGGTAACACATGCGATCCCGATGAAGTCATTGATGTCATCTCTATTGTCATGGACGCCGCTCTTATCGCCGGCAGAGTCTTCCGGAAAccctaaatatgtttttttttcttctatagtTTGAGTTAATTGTTTCTCTTGTTTTCTACTCTCACACATTTGTCTTTGTTTTATCTAATGtcttcattttatatatatatatctgtttTACGGGAAAACACACTAATACGAAGCGTACCTTTAAGATTCTTAAGGGACTGAGGCCGTTTCAGAAAACTAGTGACAGTGTAGATGTACATGTACGTGATGATGAGAAATATGGTCACGAGGAATAAATGGCCGTTTTGGTCGATAGAGATATAGAGTTTAGACAGATCGTTACTCGCTCGTTATCAATCGTGTAACTGGTTTACGTATTAAAAGGGTGTTCTTACATGGAAATGATCTACACAATCTACAATTTACACACCAAGTGAGTTGTATTCTGGTGATAGGGCTTGTCACTTCCGGTTCGgttgtttttgataaaattcaGATTGATTTCAGTTTGGTACTTTTAGTTTTCGGTTGGGATAGTGAAGTTGAAGCACACTAAGCTTAATGACAAGTCATGCTTCTCTAAGCATGAATTATTGTGGTGACTTAGTAAATGAATCTTTCTAACAAACATACtgagtttttttcttatatcaaagtttgctttacctattttccttttttatttttttaaagaaaagtaGCATCTTCTTGATACTTTTAGTCAAAGCTTGTATCATcatatcttttttgtttttttttttgttggtgtaTAAGTAAACTTGCAAATGAAGTAACTCCTCCCAAAATAGGTGTATGGCATGCCATCATATCTACACCTAACAATAAGCAAACAAAGAAAGGAAAATGGATTTTTTTAATGAAGtgaatttagtttcttttttataGTCTTCTGATTTTtagtaattgttttattatcaaTACTACTATTTAGGTGTTGCAAACACTTTTGGCTGTTCGGGCTCTTGTGTGACCTCCCACCTACTGAAGATTTCGAAACTTGGTTTGACTCACCAACAACAGTTGGAGGTTCTTCCTGGTACATATTCAATTAAACCGGATACCGGTTTGGGTTATATGTCTTGGATCTATGCCCGTCTATAATTAAATTGAAGCGAGATCGGTTCTAATCTCTCTCGGGTCTAGATTCCTTCGTCATAATTCTTCACAATCCATAATTTTCGAACGGCTCTTCTTGATCGGCTCTAATCGCTCGACGTAGGTACCTCCATTGATTCTTCATTTATCACCTTGCTTTTCTTTATGTCTTTGTGTGATGATGAATCGAAGACTCTTACAAGAAACTGTACTGATCCAGTCAAAATCAACTCAAGAAATCGTAGACATGACAATTGCAAATGATAAGGATTCAATAGTATGCaatctatttttttagtttttattttttatgtaatacACATCGAATTTCTCTATTCGCGAACCAAACACTGCCTTTTATTTCAGGAATACAATACAAATAGGTGAAATACATTGATGGTGAGATGGAACAAGGGTTGAATCTGTACCCTCACAACATTGATGTGTCAATTCCATTCGTGAGTACATTAGAAAGTCATTAAATGTAAAATGAGAAatcttgtatatttttttttaattagtaaaatgTAAATCTACTAATAAAATCTTTAATTGGATGTAGTAGAggatatatatacaataaatcaTAAAGAAGTCTCTCGGATCCAGTTGCATCTTCATTCCAGTCACTAATTTTTGGGCGGCTCTTATTGAAGCGAGATCGGCTCTAATTTCTCTCAGATCTAGATTCATTCGTCATATTTCTTCAAAGTCTATATAATTTATGAACGGCTCTTCTTGATCAGCTTTGATAGAGTAGGCACATCCATGGATTCTACTTTTAtctccatgtttttttttcttttttgatgatGTATCGAAAAAGTCTATATATTCATTCGTCAGATCTAGATTCTAATTTCTAATTTCTCTCAGATCTAGATTCATTCGTCATATTTCTTCAAAGTCTATATAATTTATGAACAGCTCTTCTTGATCAGCTTTGATAGTTCGAAGTAGGTACATccatggtttttttttcttttttgatgatGTATGGAAAACTCTTACAAGAAACTGTACTTATCTAGTCAAAATCAAGTCAAGGAATTGTAGACATAGCAATTGCAGTACCAATCAATttcttatagtttttatttattatgtaatGCACATCTAATATCTCTATCAGTGAACCAAACACTGTCTTTTCTTTCACAAATACCATACAAATAGGATGAAATACATTGAGGATGAGATGGAACAAGAAATGTGTCGATATCCA encodes:
- the LOC106451605 gene encoding phospholipase A2-alpha produces the protein MAAPIILSCFLFLFFFSVSVSALNVGVQLTHPTVSLSKECSRKCESEFCSVPPLLRYGKYCGLLYSGCPGERPCDGLDSCCMKHDACVQSKNNDYLSQECSQKFINCMNNFSNTKQPTFNGNTCDPDEVIDVISIVMDAALIAGRVFRKP